From the genome of Vicia villosa cultivar HV-30 ecotype Madison, WI linkage group LG2, Vvil1.0, whole genome shotgun sequence, one region includes:
- the LOC131648196 gene encoding vicilin-like seed storage protein At2g28490, translated as MGNRVTLLIMLFILCHGVAMTMGLWGMETEDIENGLHSKPKKMFLLQNSKRLVKTDAGEMRVLKSYGGRVSERQLHVGFITMEPSSLFVPQYLDSTLILFVRSGEAKVGFIYNDKLAERELKNGDVYQIPAGSTFYLSNTGDSQTLQIICSIDPSESLGVGIFQSFYIGGGANPVSVLSGFHPHILEAAFNVSGVELGRFFTRRHDGPIVHVGDSHAKASSLWTKFLQLKEDEKLHHMKKMMQDQDEEEENNDGEVAQKTSWSWRKLLKTVLGHELPKKKTDLYSHHSPHSCNLYDRKPDYKNSYGSSVTVDGSDYSPLKSSGVGIYHVNLKAGSMMTPHVNPRATEYGVVVKGSGRIQILFPNGSNAMDTEIKEGDVFFVPRYFPFCQIASSNEPLDFFGFTTSSKKNKSQFLVGASSLMKTMMGPELAASFGVSEDRLENILNAQHEAVILPTPWTKHEQQSYHNKVDFEMPPKVETIMT; from the exons atgggaaatagAGTGACCCTTTTGATCATGCTTTTCATTCTTTGTCATGGTGTGGCCATGACAATGGGATTGTGGGGGATGGAAACAGAAGATATAGAAAATGGCTTACATTCAAAGCCAAAGAAAATGTTCTTGTTGCAAAACTCCAAGCGTTTGGTGAAGACTGATGCTGGGGAGATGAGAGTGTTGAAGAGTTATGGTGGAAGAGTTTCTGAGAGACAATTGCACGTTGGTTTCATTACTATGGAACCAAGCTCACTCTTTGTTCCTCAATATCTTGATTCCACTCTCATCTTGTTTGTCCGTTCGGGGGAAGCAAAGGTGGGATTCATATATAATGATAAACTGGCTGAGAGGGAATTGAAGAACGGTGATGTGTATCAAATCCCAGCTGGTTCGACATTCTATTTGTCGAATACCGGAGATAGTCAAACTCTGCAGATTATTTGCAGCATTGATCCATCAGAGAGTTTGGGAGTTGGAATTTTCCag TCTTTCTATATTGGAGGAGGTGCCAATCCAGTGTCAGTACTTTCCGGATTCCATCCTCATATCCTCGAAGCTGCTTTTAAT GTATCAGGAGTAGAGTTAGGAAGATTCTTCACAAGAAGACATGATGGTCCAATTGTGCATGTTGGTGATTCACATGCCAAGGCTTCAAGTTTATGGACCAAATTCCTTCAACTAAAAGAGGATGAGAAGTTGCACCACATGAAGAAAATGATGCAAGatcaagatgaggaagaagaaaatAATGATGGTGAAGTAGCACAAAAAACAAGTTGGTCTTGGAGGAAGCTATTGAAAACTGTCCTTGGCCATGAGCTACCGAAGAAGAAAACCGATCTTTATAGCCATCACTCCCCTCACTCTTGCAATCTCTATGATAGAAAACCAGATTATAAAAATAGTTACGGCTCGAGCGTTACTGTAGACGGTTCTGATTATTCTCCACTCAAATCTTCTGGTGTTGGCATTTATCACGTCAATCTCAAAGCG GGATCGATGATGACACCGCATGTAAACCCTAGGGCGACCGAGTATGGCGTAGTGGTAAAAGGCTCAGGTAGAATCCAAATACTGTTTCCAAATGGAAGCAATGCAATGGACACAGAAATAAAAGAAGGAGATGTTTTCTTTGTACCAAGATACTTTCCATTCTGTCAAATAGCATCAAGTAATGAACCACTAGATTTCTTCGGATTCACAACTTCTTCAAAGAAGAACAAGTCACAGTTTTTGGTGGGTGCTTCATCACTTATGAAGACCATGATGGGACCTGAACTTGCtgcttcttttggagttagtgagGATAGATTGGAAAACATCCTCAATGCACAACATGAGGCTGTTATTCTACCAACCCCATGGACTAAACATGAACAACAGAGCTATCATAACAAAGTGGATTTTGAGATGCCTCCAAAGGTAGAAACAATCATGACATGA